One segment of Burkholderiaceae bacterium DAT-1 DNA contains the following:
- a CDS encoding transporter substrate-binding domain-containing protein, whose protein sequence is MRSLYWRAVWVCVLLCTCVQAETRLQLTLASVNYPPLIDDRLRGGGVLTQIVDAVCKRAGIDVRFETVPNNRAMSGMMKGWYSGSYGWSHSPERDAKLLFSTQPVYTFHMVFFQRKGEVFPWKALADLAPYRIGMTAGNHYSDEFSRLITAKVLRVDEATSELSNMRKLLAGRIDLFPMEETAGRFMVQTEFAPAEQLKLEAQSKSMWDVPTYLVLRKDLANATELMSRFDRTFATMMKAREIERIIDEAERDWMVRRR, encoded by the coding sequence ATGCGAAGCCTGTATTGGCGCGCAGTCTGGGTGTGTGTACTGCTATGCACTTGTGTGCAGGCAGAAACACGCCTGCAATTGACCCTGGCTTCTGTGAATTATCCACCCCTCATTGATGATCGGCTGCGTGGCGGTGGAGTCCTCACGCAAATTGTGGATGCAGTGTGTAAACGTGCAGGCATTGATGTGCGCTTCGAAACTGTTCCCAACAATCGCGCCATGAGTGGGATGATGAAAGGCTGGTACAGCGGTAGTTACGGATGGAGCCATTCGCCGGAACGCGATGCAAAACTGCTCTTCTCGACCCAGCCGGTTTATACATTTCATATGGTGTTTTTCCAGCGTAAAGGGGAAGTCTTTCCGTGGAAAGCGCTCGCGGATTTGGCGCCATACCGCATTGGCATGACCGCAGGCAATCACTATTCCGACGAGTTTTCTCGCTTGATTACCGCAAAAGTGCTGCGTGTGGACGAGGCGACAAGCGAACTCTCCAATATGCGCAAGCTACTTGCAGGACGAATCGACCTGTTTCCGATGGAGGAAACGGCTGGAAGGTTTATGGTTCAGACCGAGTTTGCTCCGGCCGAACAGCTCAAACTTGAGGCACAGAGCAAATCTATGTGGGACGTACCAACCTATCTGGTACTTCGCAAAGATCTTGCTAATGCGACAGAACTGATGAGCCGCTTTGATCGTACATTTGCAACAATGATGAAGGCGCGTGAGATCGAAAGGATCATTGATGAAGCGGAGCGCGACTGGATGGTACGACGCCGTTAG
- a CDS encoding autotransporter domain-containing protein, with product MKRTLSSLLVGTALATLAPVASAYDFSNVYFFGDSLSDVGSFAKVGAPSDYRFTTDFGKLYADWLYGKYKNGAAAKSGIAVPGGTDFAVAGSTANAYAASVWGTEAQKLNLYPTVGQQVDYYLQSSGGRADPNALYTVWIGGNDVQAALNDAALNGNNSYVAQADMGKAAQNTLAQVDALRKAGAQHIMVLNLPNVGVTPGIIYGSLGLVKSGLNTSINGAVNTLVAPQIAASVAASKVQGAPLSAAILSQVGQALGAAGVPAGLAGSLAGNAQLNAAVTSALSNAAVSTTSANAAVSTALNTAFNTSVAQAVAQSLAKNGNYQAGMTAATNAAAQAALTAITGNVVNAAANGLASSYATNAADAVVNVIAASLVPAMAQAGVTLPQPVLDALTAQLKTTLASQLQTQVSATVSASFSAQLGAMLSASLATSFAQAQQGLSSAAGSLVNSVYNPALNAGLNERGNIIEIDINRLFAEVMANPRAFGLDNVAGTACAISVGASSCKSNGATFDASQQYLFVDGVHPTPLVHHVIAQFIDQTLDAPMFAAQLVNAQYAPAQATFAAIDNRSGMRKQGNIDWFASTTRLSNRYAPGNDNVANNSSDVALTIGGEYQMRSHLAAGLVFTASRTRSEIQDPSSISFMTGKFLASNEVIDAYVRHEYGPMTVGADFILGNARYTDIQRTFQLGDLKRTERADTSGIQAGLRVNAQYVMPVGDFNITPNVNLAFRSTRVGNYNEGNVDSTSMRFAKQSVRSLQANVGLKVDTTVGDFKPFASVNVFNEGKDKDRTVTFAQQSASVDGTLPVFTPATHYVTGALGVTGKLTRSVSAYASYTQSFKLKNENREAVSVGLSGTF from the coding sequence ATGAAGCGCACCCTCTCTTCGCTGCTGGTGGGCACCGCACTGGCCACGCTTGCCCCGGTAGCCTCTGCCTACGATTTCAGTAACGTCTATTTTTTCGGTGATAGCCTGTCGGATGTTGGCTCATTTGCGAAAGTTGGCGCACCTTCGGATTACCGTTTCACCACCGATTTTGGCAAGCTGTACGCCGATTGGCTCTACGGCAAATATAAAAATGGCGCTGCCGCCAAGTCTGGCATTGCCGTGCCTGGCGGAACAGACTTTGCAGTGGCGGGTTCGACTGCTAATGCATATGCTGCAAGCGTATGGGGAACCGAGGCTCAAAAGCTGAATCTGTACCCGACGGTCGGCCAGCAGGTTGATTACTATCTGCAATCGAGTGGTGGCCGCGCCGATCCGAACGCCCTCTATACCGTCTGGATTGGTGGCAACGATGTTCAGGCAGCCCTGAACGATGCGGCTTTGAACGGCAACAACAGTTATGTGGCGCAGGCTGATATGGGCAAGGCTGCCCAGAATACGCTGGCTCAGGTGGATGCGCTCCGCAAGGCGGGTGCCCAGCATATCATGGTGCTGAATTTGCCGAATGTCGGTGTAACACCGGGTATCATCTATGGCTCGCTGGGACTGGTGAAATCCGGTCTGAATACAAGCATCAACGGCGCGGTGAACACGCTGGTTGCACCGCAAATTGCTGCCAGCGTTGCCGCGAGCAAGGTGCAAGGTGCACCATTGTCTGCAGCTATTCTGAGTCAGGTGGGGCAGGCACTGGGTGCTGCAGGTGTGCCGGCAGGTCTGGCTGGTTCGCTGGCAGGCAATGCGCAATTAAACGCAGCAGTGACATCCGCCCTAAGCAATGCAGCTGTTTCCACCACATCTGCCAACGCGGCAGTCAGCACTGCCCTGAATACTGCATTTAACACCAGCGTTGCACAGGCTGTCGCTCAGTCGCTGGCAAAAAATGGCAACTATCAGGCTGGCATGACCGCTGCCACCAATGCAGCTGCCCAAGCCGCGTTGACCGCTATCACGGGCAATGTCGTGAACGCGGCCGCCAATGGCCTGGCTTCCAGTTACGCGACTAACGCCGCCGATGCAGTGGTGAATGTCATTGCCGCTTCGCTGGTGCCCGCTATGGCACAGGCAGGCGTTACACTTCCGCAGCCCGTACTGGATGCGCTCACCGCGCAACTCAAGACCACTCTGGCTTCCCAGCTTCAGACTCAGGTGAGTGCCACCGTGAGCGCTAGCTTCAGTGCTCAATTGGGGGCGATGCTGTCTGCTTCCCTTGCAACGAGTTTTGCGCAGGCTCAGCAAGGTTTGTCCTCTGCTGCGGGTTCCCTCGTGAACAGTGTTTACAATCCGGCACTGAATGCGGGTTTGAATGAACGCGGCAACATTATCGAAATCGATATTAATCGCTTGTTTGCCGAAGTGATGGCCAATCCGCGTGCATTCGGTCTGGATAATGTCGCAGGAACTGCATGTGCCATCAGTGTGGGCGCATCAAGCTGCAAGAGTAACGGCGCGACATTTGATGCCAGCCAGCAATATCTGTTTGTTGATGGCGTTCATCCCACGCCGCTGGTACATCACGTGATTGCCCAGTTCATTGATCAAACGCTGGATGCACCGATGTTTGCTGCGCAGCTGGTGAATGCGCAGTATGCGCCTGCACAGGCAACCTTTGCCGCCATTGATAATCGCTCCGGCATGCGCAAGCAAGGGAATATCGACTGGTTTGCAAGCACAACCCGCTTGAGCAATCGTTACGCACCGGGCAATGACAACGTGGCGAACAATAGCAGCGACGTGGCGCTGACCATCGGTGGCGAATACCAAATGCGCTCTCATCTGGCAGCAGGTTTGGTGTTTACCGCTAGCCGCACCCGTTCCGAGATTCAAGATCCTTCGTCGATCAGTTTCATGACTGGTAAGTTCCTGGCCAGCAACGAAGTGATTGATGCGTATGTCCGGCACGAGTATGGTCCGATGACAGTGGGTGCTGATTTCATTCTGGGAAATGCGCGCTACACCGATATTCAGCGTACCTTCCAGCTGGGTGATCTCAAGCGAACCGAACGTGCGGATACCAGCGGTATTCAGGCTGGCTTGCGTGTGAATGCTCAGTATGTCATGCCGGTTGGCGACTTTAATATCACCCCGAATGTAAACCTGGCATTCCGTTCGACCCGTGTCGGGAACTACAACGAAGGCAATGTAGATTCAACTTCCATGCGTTTTGCCAAGCAGTCGGTTCGTTCCCTGCAAGCAAACGTCGGCCTGAAAGTGGATACGACCGTAGGCGACTTCAAGCCGTTTGCCTCGGTCAACGTGTTCAACGAAGGTAAGGATAAGGATCGTACAGTCACTTTTGCCCAGCAATCTGCTTCGGTGGATGGCACACTGCCAGTCTTTACGCCAGCAACTCACTATGTGACTGGCGCGCTGGGCGTGACTGGCAAGCTGACGCGCTCGGTCTCTGCTTACGCCAGCTATACGCAATCCTTCAAGCTGAAGAATGAAAACCGCGAAGCAGTCTCCGTTGGTCTGAGCGGTACATTCTGA